From the Oncorhynchus nerka isolate Pitt River linkage group LG28, Oner_Uvic_2.0, whole genome shotgun sequence genome, one window contains:
- the LOC115113377 gene encoding thioredoxin-dependent peroxide reductase, mitochondrial-like, translating into MQIEALVSSNAIQPLHLSIYKMAATIGRLLKTSAKVATGGLKVSASPHGNSVNKASIILTCPVLQKTCFSTSTAGWAPAVTQHAPHFKATAVHNGEFKEMSLDDFKGKYLVLFFYPLDFTFVCPTEIISFSDKASEFHDINCEVVGVSVDSHFTHLAWINTPRKAGGLGDIHIPLLADLNKQVSRDYGILLEGPGIALRGLFIIDPSGVVKHMSVNDLPVGRCVDETLRLVRAFQFVETHGEVCPASWTPDSPTIKPTPEGSKEYFEKVNN; encoded by the exons ATGCAAATTGAGGCCTTGGTATCCAGTAATGCGATTCAGCCTCTGCACTTGTCAATATACAAAATGGCAGCCACCATTGGGAGACTATTAAAGACCTCT GCAAAGGTTGCAACTGGAGGACTGAAAGTATCAGCCTCGCCACATGGAAATTCAGTGAACAAGGCCTCAATAATTTTGACCTGTCCTGTACTGCAGAAAACCTGTTTCTCCACCA GTACAGCTGGATGGGCTCCAGCTGTCACTCAGCACGCACCACATTTTAAAGCTACAGCTGTCCACAATGGCGAGTTCAAGGAGATGAGCCTAGATGACTTTAAGGGCAAATACCTGGTCCTTTTCTTCTACCCTCTCGACTT CACGTTTGTTTGTCCGACAGAGATCATCTCATTCAGTGACAAGGCCAGCGAGTTCCATGACATCAACTGTGAAGTGGTGGGCGTGTCGGTGGATTCGCACTTCACCCACCTGGCATGGATAAACACCCCTCGCAAG GCTGGAGGTTTGGGTGACATCCACATCCCCCTGCTGGCAGACCTCAACAAACAGGTGTCCAGAGACTATGGCATACTTCTGGAGGGTCCTGGCATTGCACTGAG GGGACTGTTTATCATTGATCCAAGTGGTGTGGTGAAGCACATGAGCGTCAACGACCTGCCAGTGGGCCGCTGTGTGGATGAGACCCTGCGTCTggtgagggccttccagtttgTGGAGACTCACGGTGAAGTATGCCCTGCTAGCTGGACCCCCGACTCGCCTACG ATCAAGCCAACTCCAGAAGGTTCAAAGGAGTACTTTGAGAAAGTCAACAACTAG
- the sfxn4 gene encoding sideroflexin-4 isoform X1 — MDINLLYWKNEGKTFLSRLRLWFNILDPSSLLCSDAEIKNAHSLIGSVERMVQDEKAGDAAWVLSLSSVHAGTGAILPAVFRPQAFLPISAPLVVASFLPHSGVKPALFWQFLLQSYSAGFNHVNRNSSSDKGIKTSLKQGLLIVGSVAYATCAGAIPQIVIQRLSLSSPAVQMFFRSVLPIPLSASLAYFNVVIVRSEESENGIQVFDSNGNSVGISQAAGAKAVRETALSRAALLGTTAAVPNLLIFLLQKARFLQRSPLLVAPIRHISTAIVLGLMIPVSFSLYPQLGTIKKEKLEKELETAAVSGELFYHRGL, encoded by the exons ATGGATATTAACTTGCTTTATTGGAAAAACGAGGGCAAG ACATTCCTCAGTCGACTACGCCTCTGGTTTAATATTCTTGACCCAAGTTCCTTGCTATGCTCTGAT GCTGAAATCAAAAATGCCCACTCACTCATTGGAAGTGTGGAGAGAATGGTGCAAGATGAAAAG GCTGGAGATGCAGCATGGGTACTTTCTCTT TCTTCTGTTCATGCTGGTACTGGTGCTATACTTCCAGCTGTTTTCCGTCCTCAAG CATTTTTACCAATATCAGCCCCTTTG GTTGTTGCCAGCTTTTTGCCACACAGTGGAGTCAAACCGGCTCTATTCTGGCAG TTTTTGCTTCAGAGTTACAGCGCTGGATTCAATCATGTAAACAGAAACTCATCTTCTGACAAG GGCATTAAGACCTCTTTGAAGCAGGGTCTGTTGATTGTCGGATCAGTTGCATATGCAACATGTGCAGGG GCAATTCCTCAAATAGTCATACAACGACTTAGCTTGAGCAGCCCAGCTGTCCAGATGTTTTTTAGGTCTGTATTACCAATACCCCTCTCAG CCTCCCTGGCCTATTTCAATGTGGTCATTGTCAGAAGTGAGGAGTCTGAGAATGGAATCCAGGTGTTTGATTCCAATGGGAATTCTGTTGGAATCTCTCAGGCAGCTGGAGCAAAG GCTGTGAGGGAGACTGCTCTCTCCAGGGCTGCTCTGTTAGGCACTACAGCTGCTGTTCCTAATCTTCTTATTTTCCTCTTGCAAAA GGCAAGGTTTCTGCAAAGGAGCCCCCTGCTGGTGGCTCCTATACGTCACATTAGCACTGCGATCGTCCTGGGCCTGATGATCCCAGTGTCCTTCAGTCTCTATCCACAGCTTGGAACG
- the sfxn4 gene encoding sideroflexin-4 isoform X2 — MVQDEKAGDAAWVLSLSSVHAGTGAILPAVFRPQAFLPISAPLVVASFLPHSGVKPALFWQFLLQSYSAGFNHVNRNSSSDKGIKTSLKQGLLIVGSVAYATCAGAIPQIVIQRLSLSSPAVQMFFRSVLPIPLSASLAYFNVVIVRSEESENGIQVFDSNGNSVGISQAAGAKAVRETALSRAALLGTTAAVPNLLIFLLQKARFLQRSPLLVAPIRHISTAIVLGLMIPVSFSLYPQLGTIKKEKLEKELETAAVSGELFYHRGL, encoded by the exons ATGGTGCAAGATGAAAAG GCTGGAGATGCAGCATGGGTACTTTCTCTT TCTTCTGTTCATGCTGGTACTGGTGCTATACTTCCAGCTGTTTTCCGTCCTCAAG CATTTTTACCAATATCAGCCCCTTTG GTTGTTGCCAGCTTTTTGCCACACAGTGGAGTCAAACCGGCTCTATTCTGGCAG TTTTTGCTTCAGAGTTACAGCGCTGGATTCAATCATGTAAACAGAAACTCATCTTCTGACAAG GGCATTAAGACCTCTTTGAAGCAGGGTCTGTTGATTGTCGGATCAGTTGCATATGCAACATGTGCAGGG GCAATTCCTCAAATAGTCATACAACGACTTAGCTTGAGCAGCCCAGCTGTCCAGATGTTTTTTAGGTCTGTATTACCAATACCCCTCTCAG CCTCCCTGGCCTATTTCAATGTGGTCATTGTCAGAAGTGAGGAGTCTGAGAATGGAATCCAGGTGTTTGATTCCAATGGGAATTCTGTTGGAATCTCTCAGGCAGCTGGAGCAAAG GCTGTGAGGGAGACTGCTCTCTCCAGGGCTGCTCTGTTAGGCACTACAGCTGCTGTTCCTAATCTTCTTATTTTCCTCTTGCAAAA GGCAAGGTTTCTGCAAAGGAGCCCCCTGCTGGTGGCTCCTATACGTCACATTAGCACTGCGATCGTCCTGGGCCTGATGATCCCAGTGTCCTTCAGTCTCTATCCACAGCTTGGAACG